Below is a window of Plasmodium gaboni strain SY75 chromosome 6, whole genome shotgun sequence DNA.
aataaaaaattattcttttaatatttatatttaaacCCATACCTATAACATCTGTAGCTATTAAAACtgtttgttttttttttttttttgttttttttttttgatgatatgtatattttttgacacaatgaaaatattttctcaaaatatttttgtaataaGAAATTGaatcataatatttgttcatattaGATTTAAgattatgtttatttaatCTTTGTTtgaaattatttattttaattttatattcttctatttttttttcatacaACAAATGTAGATTATGTTGATTGTTTTTTTGTTCTCTTTGTGTTATTATTTCATGTGTTTCATCCATATCATCTTCACAATATTGattaaacatatttatttgttttttctttgaATCTGGTGGTAAGGAGCCATATATTACCAATACTCTTTTGttgtttttttctaaaattttttttagtaacataatattatttcttgAGAAGGTTATAATACAATCACCTGTTTGAACATCTTCTAATGTTGTGTTATATTCTAGTAACTGTAAAGAACCTAACCTTTCGaactttttaataattaattgATCATTAAAGATATCAGctaaattttttattaaatctataatatattcacTACCACAAAGATATATATCTTTACAATTTAAATTCATAAGAACATTTGTCCATGCGTATCCTCTTAATTCGttatttatcatttgtATTTCGTCAACAATGGCACAATcgtattttttatttaagGGGGTCATCTCGATGGTGCATACAGTATGTGAGACATTATCATGTTGACAaagattattattatcatgtTGACTAACATGATTATTATGATGTTCTTTAACATGATTATTATCATGTTGACAaagattattattatgatgtTCTTTAACATGATTATCATCATGTTCACTaagattattattatcatgtTGACTaagattattattatcatgtTCACTAAGATGATCATTTATAATGTCaccatttttattatcaccatttttattataattattatttttgattATTACTTCCTGACCTGTTAATAAATTAACTTGTTTATTCATTCCTGTCAATTTAGAATATATCTCCCATGCTAATAATCTTAAAGGAGAACAATATAATCCATTTTTAGATACCAACAATTTTTGAAATGCATGATAAGTCTTTCCACTGTTTGGTGGTCcaacatataaatatatattccttacatgctttttatttttattcattaCGTATAACATTATTTCTCTATAATCACATAATCTTTTTATGTGTTCATAAAACATCCATTgcttataataatattttttaataaatattaataatatattcataataatttcatcAGACcgttttaatttttcttttcttatATCTACATTTGGTTTATCACAacaataattattattattacaataattattattattacaataattattattattaccattaatattattattaccattaatattattattaccattaatattattattaccattaatattattattactatataTTTGATTAGGTGGGGTAGATGAATAATTCTGATTGGTATTATCATACAAATTTAATATGTTACAAGAATTATCTtgtttaatattatcatttttatattttttatcttgcacatttaaaaaattatcatcCTTCTTTTCATCTACATCATTATTCATAAGGACACCATTTCTTAATTGGTCGGCATAacttatattatctttaatataattcaaGAAGTGATTTCTTACATCTTTAtctaataaaaaaaaagaaggaatattatatgtatgtataatattactaAGTATACTTTTATCATTCCCAATTCTTATCATAACATTTcttattttaaatatatcattcTCATTTAAAGGAATTTTGCGTTGAATCCTTTCATATTCTTCGTTTATTTGCTTTctaatattatcattcGTGCCTTCTATATAATGACTGAACTTAAACTTTTGTTtctttaataaattataaagcttcgaaagaaataattcgtttttttttataaacatttatGATGATGCTATAATATGCAGGGCGCATTACCTCTCGCCATCCCATGAtagataaataaataaataaatatataaatatatatatatatatatatatagtttGAGAAAGAGGATTATGTGTcaatatttatgtttatatatctttatatatatatatattttttatttcatttcaaaatttacaaaccatataattataaaagatCTCATATTTTATGGTATACaaaaaatgattatttttttgaataaagaaatttaacatattttaaaatattttatataatccaaaaaaaataaaataataataatgtagGATGACGgtgatatataatatataaaaatataaatatgatttatatatatatatttattttttatttttttttttttttttttttttttttcatgttTGCTTATTGGACTGTACCATACTGTTaatatttgaatttttgaataattcaaaataataattattatacatatttaaagatcttattaaaaaatatattaaaacTTTAAAGTTAAAAAACtaaaaaatttaaacatagaaataaataataatataatacataattatatatatattttttataatgtatgtacatatttttaaaataaaaaagaaaatgcGCAAAATACTTGGAAacaaaaatttaaaaacataaaatgGGGGGgtaatattaatataaattataaataacaaataaataaatatattcacaaatatatatatatatatatatatatatatatatatatttatatttatttatttttatgatatattattaaaataataatattgaaaaatttaaataaaacataaaaaaggtacaaaatataatatatgatatggatacatataattttgaaaattTCCTTCATGCCAAAAAaaagcaaaaaaaaaaaaaaaaaaaccaaacatatatataaatatatatataaatatatatatatatatatatatgtacatataatatatatatatatatatttatgcTTCTATGTAAACATATCTTATAATCACTCTACGAccttaatttttttgagGGACTTATACATTTCATATGCTGTTGGTCTATCCTCTGGCTGAAAACTAAAACACTTTTGCAAgcatttttttatagagTTTGGTAGGAAGTTAGGTATATGAGGAGTTCTTTTATTAACTAATAATTCATGTCTGATTTTAACATTTTTTgttaaattataataaggatatttacttgaaaatatttcaaCAATACAACATGCTGCACTCCATATATCAATTTTTTCTGTAACTTCAGTTGTACAACTAAATGTTTCAGGTGCCATATATCTATAGGATCCAAAATTACTATATAgttttgtatttttaaatCTAGCTTTTCCAAAATCACACATTACtaaattcatatta
It encodes the following:
- a CDS encoding putative ATP dependent DEAD-box helicase encodes the protein MFIKKNELFLSKLYNLLKKQKFKFSHYIEGTNDNIRKQINEEYERIQRKIPLNENDIFKIRNVMIRIGNDKSILSNIIHTYNIPSFFLLDKDVRNHFLNYIKDNISYADQLRNGVLMNNDVDEKKDDNFLNVQDKKYKNDNIKQDNSCNILNLYDNTNQNYSSTPPNQIYSNNNINGNNNINGNNNINGNNNINGNNNNYCNNNNYCNNNNYCCDKPNVDIRKEKLKRSDEIIMNILLIFIKKYYYKQWMFYEHIKRLCDYREIMLYVMNKNKKHVRNIYLYVGPPNSGKTYHAFQKLLVSKNGLYCSPLRLLAWEIYSKLTGMNKQVNLLTGQEVIIKNNNYNKNGDNKNGDIINDHLSEHDNNNLSQHDNNNLSEHDDNHVKEHHNNNLCQHDNNHVKEHHNNHVSQHDNNNLCQHDNVSHTVCTIEMTPLNKKYDCAIVDEIQMINNELRGYAWTNVLMNLNCKDIYLCGSEYIIDLIKNLADIFNDQLIIKKFERLGSLQLLEYNTTLEDVQTGDCIITFSRNNIMLLKKILEKNNKRVLVIYGSLPPDSKKKQINMFNQYCEDDMDETHEIITQREQKNNQHNLHLLYEKKIEEYKIKINNFKQRLNKHNLKSNMNKYYDSISYYKNILRKYFHCVKKYTYHQKKKTKKKKKQTVLIATDVIGMGLNINIKRIIFYSLKKYDGDILRYLTISEFLQIAGRAGRFNPSSENKSIGYITCIHIEDIEILKTIFKHKYINSLNYISTSDLQEGQNELNKSHSDRLHNINNLLNIQYSTLLDIYNMIKKERTMKDEQMETSNEINDIYSADKKKLKIIKNIHNNNNYIHKNNDGDNFICTINNKNNYKAKAGFFPQYYIVEELRKTLEYEYNSKIKLHEILKILVDYVRLNDEYFFLTKNYNNMIIITKELEHINLQPKILFTYSLCPININNIILLNTLKTFCMCHSILGYVDFFHCVNNNIFSHVDGNKYFDLLNNETNNNNTTNHSISYNNIQRDANINTNFINQYHAYLNENVISNINYIDHNNNKYDISTNSFYFNKKIDIDNNINVNTLCEHNQGEIKSMNIQKNNDDNIIHIDEYTQLLEMYYEMMDMYCWLYTKFPDVYKNINLVTNEKKKVSMKIIHMLTHTFKDK